From one Pontibacillus sp. HMF3514 genomic stretch:
- the prli42 gene encoding stressosome-associated protein Prli42, with translation MASKTAKKQTEQVAERKPSKREKRQKVIIYLMIISMLLTSLLAGASMFL, from the coding sequence ATGGCATCAAAAACTGCGAAGAAACAGACAGAGCAAGTTGCAGAACGTAAGCCATCCAAACGTGAAAAGCGTCAAAAAGTGATTATCTATCTTATGATCATTTCTATGCTTTTAACATCCCTGTTAGCTGGCGCGTCCATGTTCTTATAA
- a CDS encoding BCCT family transporter, with protein sequence MKTKLIDWPTFIGAFFLLLAVTVPLIIFPEAGGEAVLAAKDYMTKNFGVIFMIVGLGIFLFLVYVAFSKNGHIKLGDKDEKQEFSTFSWAAMLFCAGIGSSILYWGTIEWAYYYQSPPWGMEAGSKEAIQWASAYGIFHWGPIAWAIYTLPALPIAYFYYVRKKHVLKISEACRPLIGKKADGPIGTLIDVLFMFGLMGGAGTTLALGTPMIAQGISQLTGIEVTLGLKTAILVICTVIFAISAYTGLKKGIKILSDVNLWLAFFLLAFVFVFGPTRFIAETTTNSIGLLMDNFFHMSTWTAPFSGMSPFADTSFPESWTVFYWAWWLVYAPFVGLFIAKISRGRTIRQMILGTMIYGTLGSVLFFGVIGNFGMYMQMTGQFDVISVLNNQGAPYAIMSIMNQLPMAPVMITVFTILAIIFLATTFDSSSYILASVVQKHVEEEPLRWNRLFWAFALCLLPLTLMFLGGLGTLQTASIVGGFPLLIIMVMLAWSFMKASNADIKASDEYTSKTISLDPTETRRHENQERQDKKEQAS encoded by the coding sequence ATGAAAACGAAATTAATTGATTGGCCCACGTTTATAGGGGCATTTTTCTTACTACTAGCTGTTACAGTTCCACTTATCATTTTCCCAGAAGCAGGTGGGGAAGCTGTATTAGCTGCGAAAGATTACATGACAAAGAATTTCGGCGTTATCTTTATGATTGTAGGTTTAGGAATCTTTTTATTCCTTGTCTACGTAGCATTTAGTAAAAATGGACATATTAAATTAGGCGATAAAGATGAAAAACAAGAGTTTAGTACATTTTCTTGGGCAGCAATGCTATTCTGTGCAGGAATTGGTTCTAGTATTTTATATTGGGGTACGATTGAATGGGCGTACTATTATCAATCTCCACCTTGGGGAATGGAAGCAGGATCCAAAGAAGCTATTCAGTGGGCAAGTGCTTATGGTATTTTCCACTGGGGTCCAATTGCATGGGCGATCTACACGCTTCCAGCTCTTCCTATAGCGTATTTCTACTATGTTCGTAAGAAGCACGTGTTAAAAATCAGTGAAGCTTGCCGTCCACTGATTGGTAAAAAAGCAGACGGTCCAATCGGAACCCTTATTGATGTATTGTTTATGTTCGGCTTAATGGGTGGTGCAGGTACAACATTAGCACTAGGAACTCCGATGATTGCACAAGGTATTTCCCAGCTAACTGGAATTGAAGTTACTCTCGGATTAAAAACTGCTATTCTAGTAATCTGTACAGTTATTTTCGCGATTAGTGCTTATACTGGCTTGAAAAAAGGTATCAAGATCTTGAGTGACGTTAACTTATGGTTAGCATTTTTCCTTCTAGCATTTGTGTTTGTGTTTGGCCCTACACGCTTTATTGCAGAAACAACTACAAATAGCATTGGCTTATTGATGGATAATTTCTTCCACATGAGTACATGGACAGCACCGTTCTCAGGAATGAGCCCATTTGCTGATACGTCATTCCCTGAATCATGGACGGTATTCTACTGGGCATGGTGGCTTGTGTATGCACCATTTGTAGGTCTGTTTATCGCTAAAATCTCCCGTGGACGTACAATTCGTCAAATGATTTTAGGAACGATGATTTATGGAACATTAGGCAGTGTTCTTTTCTTCGGAGTTATTGGTAACTTCGGAATGTATATGCAAATGACAGGTCAGTTTGATGTTATTTCGGTTCTAAATAACCAAGGTGCACCATATGCGATTATGTCAATTATGAACCAGCTTCCAATGGCACCTGTTATGATTACAGTATTTACTATTCTAGCGATTATTTTCTTAGCAACAACATTTGACTCTAGTTCTTACATTCTAGCTTCTGTAGTACAAAAACACGTAGAAGAAGAACCACTACGCTGGAACCGTTTATTCTGGGCATTCGCTCTTTGCTTACTTCCGTTAACATTGATGTTCCTTGGTGGACTTGGAACGCTGCAAACGGCAAGTATCGTAGGAGGATTCCCATTACTCATCATTATGGTTATGCTTGCTTGGTCATTTATGAAAGCTTCCAATGCAGATATCAAAGCATCTGATGAATATACATCTAAGACGATTTCACTCGACCCTACAGAAACTCGTCGTCATGAAAATCAAGAACGACAGGATAAGAAAGAACAAGCAAGTTAA
- a CDS encoding L,D-transpeptidase yields MKSLLAFILLTTSLIWPIGENPSPGYPFLIVNKLTNQLAYVDDNEVKNVYHVATGKKDDLTPEGLHTITIKAVNPYYRKLDIPGGDEKNPLGSRWIGFDAEDTNGRIYGVHGTNRPESIGRYISNGCIRMKNEKVEELFDRIPIGTKVLIVSSNESFESLAREYHAIDPIIEAPPFFR; encoded by the coding sequence TTGAAAAGCTTGCTCGCTTTTATTTTGTTGACTACATCCCTCATCTGGCCAATCGGTGAAAATCCTTCACCTGGCTATCCATTTTTAATTGTGAATAAACTAACGAATCAGTTGGCATATGTGGATGATAACGAAGTGAAGAATGTGTATCATGTAGCGACGGGTAAGAAAGACGATCTTACCCCAGAAGGGTTGCATACGATTACGATAAAAGCAGTGAATCCTTACTATCGAAAGCTCGATATACCTGGGGGAGATGAGAAAAACCCTTTAGGTTCTAGGTGGATTGGGTTTGATGCTGAAGATACGAACGGAAGGATTTACGGAGTTCACGGTACAAATCGTCCAGAATCCATTGGTCGGTACATTTCAAATGGATGTATTCGAATGAAAAATGAAAAGGTTGAAGAGCTCTTTGATCGGATCCCAATTGGCACAAAGGTTTTAATTGTATCAAGTAATGAATCATTTGAGTCATTGGCTAGAGAGTATCATGCGATTGATCCCATAATAGAAGCGCCCCCATTTTTTCGGTAA
- a CDS encoding aromatic acid exporter family protein, translated as MKIGYRTIKTATGTPIAIWIAQMLSLTNFASAGILTILCIQNTRKRSIVSASSRFAACLLAMLFSFLIFETVGYHPLAIGLMLILFIPATVKLNIKEGIVTSSVIILHLYSYKNIDQETLLNEFLLIVVGIGVALLLNLYMPSLEGKLREKQRLVEDNFQVMLKEIATFLRTGDQMWSGKELTDTASLLEEAKSLSYKDVENHILRNHHAYYHYFQMRLKQFELLERMLPLISRIHHTSEQSIMIADFFDELADHVHPGNTAVIFLEQIKEMKQKFKESDLPESREEFESRASLFTLLNEIEQYLIIKRSFKKSDI; from the coding sequence GTGAAAATCGGATATCGAACAATCAAAACAGCTACAGGTACACCAATTGCCATATGGATTGCACAAATGCTATCTTTAACGAATTTTGCGTCTGCGGGTATTTTAACGATTTTATGTATTCAGAATACAAGAAAGCGGTCCATTGTTAGTGCATCTTCTCGATTTGCAGCTTGCCTTTTAGCTATGCTTTTTTCTTTTTTAATTTTTGAAACGGTGGGATATCACCCTCTTGCAATTGGGTTAATGTTAATCCTTTTTATTCCTGCGACTGTAAAGCTCAACATTAAAGAAGGGATCGTTACCAGTTCCGTTATTATTCTTCATTTATATTCCTATAAAAACATAGATCAGGAAACGCTTTTAAATGAATTTTTATTAATTGTGGTTGGGATTGGTGTAGCACTCTTATTAAATCTGTATATGCCAAGCTTAGAAGGGAAATTGCGTGAAAAGCAACGATTGGTTGAAGATAACTTTCAAGTTATGCTAAAAGAAATTGCAACCTTTTTACGTACAGGTGATCAGATGTGGTCAGGAAAGGAATTAACGGATACGGCTTCATTGTTAGAAGAAGCAAAATCCTTATCGTATAAAGACGTAGAAAACCATATATTACGTAACCATCATGCGTATTATCATTATTTTCAAATGCGCTTGAAGCAATTCGAATTACTTGAGCGAATGTTACCGCTTATAAGTCGAATTCACCATACTTCAGAGCAATCGATTATGATTGCTGACTTTTTTGATGAGTTAGCTGATCATGTACATCCAGGTAATACGGCTGTTATATTCTTAGAGCAAATTAAAGAGATGAAGCAGAAATTTAAAGAAAGCGATCTACCTGAATCACGTGAGGAATTTGAATCAAGAGCAAGTCTTTTCACATTGCTTAATGAAATTGAACAATACCTCATTATTAAACGATCCTTTAAAAAAAGCGATATTTAA
- a CDS encoding BrxA/BrxB family bacilliredoxin produces MDFNIFMQDVVGQARQEIEDAGYTQLTTPEEVDQALQQKGTTLVMINSVCGCAGGIARPAAAHAIHYDKRPDQLVSVFAGQDREATDRAREYFVGYPPSSPSFAFLKDGEIVTMVERHDIEGFDPIKVVNRLQQIFEEHCEEI; encoded by the coding sequence ATGGATTTCAATATTTTTATGCAAGACGTAGTTGGTCAAGCACGCCAAGAAATTGAAGATGCAGGTTATACACAGTTAACGACACCAGAAGAAGTAGATCAAGCTTTGCAACAAAAGGGAACAACACTTGTTATGATTAACTCTGTATGTGGTTGTGCAGGTGGCATCGCGCGTCCTGCTGCAGCACATGCGATTCATTATGATAAGCGCCCAGATCAGTTAGTTTCTGTTTTCGCTGGTCAGGACCGTGAAGCTACAGACCGTGCACGTGAATATTTTGTAGGGTACCCACCATCTTCTCCATCTTTTGCGTTTCTAAAAGACGGAGAGATTGTAACGATGGTTGAACGTCATGATATTGAAGGATTTGACCCAATTAAAGTTGTGAATAGGCTCCAACAAATCTTTGAGGAACATTGTGAAGAAATTTAA
- a CDS encoding 2Fe-2S iron-sulfur cluster-binding protein translates to MDQNFTIKVKQEGEVYDIEPVKGKSLLATAFEQEIPLDYKCQKGNCTRCKVELVNGQDIVNKPTPKEHEQIEDQLSEGYRLACQTVPLK, encoded by the coding sequence ATGGATCAAAATTTCACCATAAAAGTTAAGCAGGAAGGGGAAGTTTACGATATTGAGCCTGTAAAGGGCAAATCCTTGCTTGCAACAGCATTTGAACAAGAAATCCCTTTAGATTATAAGTGTCAAAAAGGGAACTGTACTCGCTGTAAGGTTGAGCTAGTAAATGGACAGGATATCGTAAACAAACCAACTCCAAAAGAACATGAACAAATTGAGGATCAATTAAGCGAAGGGTATCGACTTGCTTGTCAGACTGTCCCATTAAAATAA
- the lpdA gene encoding dihydrolipoyl dehydrogenase — translation MVVGEIAEEKDVVIIGGGPGGYNAAINAAQHGFRVTLIEKEQIGGICLNEGCIPSKVYTTSAKKLSEVPGLSSFGIDVGEPSFSLENLQSYRDQVVSTLRKGVEALCKKNKIEMVEGHASFLSEDRIGVDNGHQFDVFHFNHAIVATGSRPRHGQGIDIDHKRILDSRSIFHLEEVPEHLIVYGSDYIALEVAMSYHQFGSKVSLVLDGGKSEFDFDSSINKELGRLLKKQKIKLYKSCELKSVENQGEGTQVSLLKNEEVVLLEGSHAFISLGHLPNSSDLGIDRLKMDMSEEGHIKVDKQMRSSISNIYAIGDVTEGPALAVKAIKQSEVVADTIAGKPAEFDGTFLPTVVHSIPPIASVGLTEEEAKDQYVDIRVAQFGYGGNGFATVHGKREGFIKYIVDDATDLVLGFHGLGEGAVELVSTGTVALEMVARDEDLKFPHYPHPSFNESISLAEFTTKQEKVKS, via the coding sequence ATGGTTGTCGGAGAAATAGCAGAAGAAAAAGACGTTGTCATAATTGGTGGTGGACCAGGTGGATACAATGCCGCTATCAACGCCGCGCAGCACGGATTTCGGGTTACACTAATTGAAAAAGAACAGATAGGTGGAATTTGTTTAAATGAAGGATGTATTCCTTCAAAGGTCTATACAACAAGCGCTAAAAAACTATCTGAAGTACCTGGACTAAGTTCTTTTGGTATTGATGTTGGAGAACCAAGTTTTTCTTTGGAAAATTTACAATCCTATCGGGATCAAGTGGTCTCTACTTTGCGTAAAGGTGTCGAAGCGCTTTGTAAAAAGAATAAAATTGAAATGGTAGAAGGGCATGCGTCCTTTTTATCAGAGGATCGCATAGGTGTAGATAATGGTCATCAGTTTGATGTGTTTCATTTTAACCATGCTATTGTCGCTACGGGAAGTCGTCCAAGGCATGGACAGGGGATTGATATAGATCATAAACGCATTTTAGATTCAAGGTCCATTTTCCACTTAGAAGAAGTACCTGAACATTTAATTGTGTATGGAAGTGACTATATTGCACTTGAAGTTGCTATGAGCTACCATCAATTCGGCTCAAAGGTATCTCTTGTCTTGGATGGTGGAAAAAGTGAATTTGATTTTGATTCATCCATTAATAAAGAGCTAGGTCGATTGCTCAAGAAACAAAAAATTAAGCTCTATAAATCTTGTGAGCTGAAATCAGTTGAGAATCAAGGGGAAGGGACGCAAGTATCGCTCTTGAAAAATGAGGAAGTTGTACTTCTTGAAGGCTCTCATGCTTTTATATCCCTTGGTCATCTACCGAATTCTTCGGACCTTGGAATTGATCGATTAAAAATGGATATGAGTGAAGAAGGACATATTAAAGTAGATAAACAAATGAGATCGTCTATATCTAATATTTATGCTATTGGGGATGTAACAGAGGGGCCTGCATTAGCTGTGAAAGCTATTAAACAATCGGAAGTGGTTGCAGATACGATTGCAGGAAAACCGGCTGAATTTGACGGCACATTTTTGCCGACTGTCGTGCATTCCATACCACCTATTGCTTCTGTCGGGTTAACAGAAGAAGAAGCAAAAGATCAATATGTTGATATACGTGTTGCCCAATTTGGTTATGGTGGGAATGGATTTGCCACAGTTCATGGTAAACGTGAAGGGTTCATTAAGTACATTGTGGATGATGCCACAGATCTAGTCTTAGGTTTCCATGGATTAGGTGAAGGAGCTGTTGAACTCGTTTCAACAGGTACAGTCGCTCTAGAAATGGTGGCGCGAGATGAAGACTTGAAGTTTCCGCACTATCCTCACCCAAGCTTTAATGAGTCTATCTCATTAGCAGAGTTTACAACGAAACAGGAAAAGGTTAAGTCTTAA
- a CDS encoding dihydrolipoamide acetyltransferase family protein: protein MVEVKLHDIGEGMTEAEVLHYFVKAGDSVKADDPLVEVQTDKMTAEIPAPANGTIEELKIEEGTTISVGTTVLVMNAEGAVQKQEESKPVEEAAPQAEQVQTSSSAATAVLEKTQGRVLASPYTRKIARDHGIDIESVEGTGPAGRIMDDDVYRFLDGGATQEVESAEEKQEAPSRTFADQQPESIPFKGRRKQIAKKMSHSLHTIAHCTHFEEIDVTDVQEWRKEWKSLDQGVSMTAIFIKAISLTLKDFPMFNAKLDEENEMIHLEKDHHIGIATDTPDGLIVPVIHHVNQKSIKEIHEEMKALTAKAQNNELTSKDMTGGTFTISNVGPMQGSIGATPIINHPEVGLMAFHKTKRRPEVRGDDEIVIRSMMNVSMSFDHRVVDGASAVTFTNRFAQLIEHPNLITLELV, encoded by the coding sequence ATGGTAGAAGTAAAGCTTCATGATATTGGTGAAGGCATGACAGAAGCGGAAGTGTTGCATTATTTCGTGAAAGCAGGCGATTCTGTCAAAGCAGATGACCCACTTGTAGAAGTACAAACAGATAAAATGACAGCAGAAATCCCAGCTCCAGCAAACGGGACCATTGAGGAGCTTAAAATCGAAGAAGGTACAACCATATCTGTTGGTACAACCGTATTGGTCATGAATGCTGAAGGCGCTGTTCAAAAACAGGAAGAGTCGAAGCCTGTTGAAGAGGCTGCCCCACAAGCAGAACAAGTGCAAACGTCAAGTTCTGCAGCTACGGCTGTCCTGGAAAAAACGCAAGGGCGTGTTCTGGCATCTCCTTACACTCGTAAAATTGCACGTGATCATGGCATTGATATTGAAAGCGTTGAAGGAACAGGGCCTGCAGGAAGAATAATGGATGATGATGTGTATCGTTTCTTAGATGGAGGAGCTACTCAAGAAGTAGAATCTGCTGAAGAAAAACAAGAGGCTCCATCCCGAACTTTTGCTGACCAACAACCTGAATCTATTCCTTTTAAAGGGCGTCGTAAACAAATTGCGAAGAAAATGAGTCATTCCTTACATACGATTGCTCATTGCACGCATTTTGAGGAGATTGATGTGACCGATGTTCAAGAATGGCGAAAAGAATGGAAGAGTCTTGATCAAGGCGTATCCATGACAGCTATATTCATTAAGGCTATTTCCTTAACGTTAAAAGATTTCCCGATGTTCAATGCCAAGCTTGATGAAGAAAATGAAATGATTCATTTAGAAAAGGATCACCATATTGGCATTGCTACAGATACACCTGATGGGCTGATTGTTCCTGTTATCCATCATGTGAATCAGAAGTCTATTAAAGAAATCCATGAAGAAATGAAGGCCCTAACAGCTAAAGCTCAAAATAATGAGTTAACTAGCAAAGATATGACTGGTGGTACGTTTACCATTAGTAACGTTGGTCCTATGCAGGGGAGTATTGGTGCGACGCCAATCATTAACCACCCAGAAGTTGGACTAATGGCCTTCCATAAAACAAAGAGAAGACCTGAAGTTCGTGGTGATGATGAGATCGTCATTCGTTCAATGATGAATGTATCCATGTCCTTTGATCACCGTGTTGTAGATGGTGCTTCTGCCGTTACCTTCACCAATCGTTTTGCCCAGCTCATCGAGCATCCGAATCTAATTACACTGGAGTTGGTCTAA
- a CDS encoding alpha-ketoacid dehydrogenase subunit beta, giving the protein MSTAVKTNTLTLVQAVTDGMRTMLREHDDVLVLGEDVGVNGGVFRATDGLQSEFGETRVMDTPLSEAGFTGAAIGMAVNGLRPVVEIQFLGFVYPAYEQIMTHASRIRARTMGHYSVPMVIRAPYGAGVRAPEIHSDSIEALFTHMPGIKVVCPSSPYDAKGLLVASIEDPDPVIFLEPMKSYRSSREEVPEDKYTVEIGKGKRVMEGDDVSIFAWGAMVPVAEKAAKEMAEQGVTCDVIDLRTLYPLDKDLIAESVQKTGRTVILHEAHRTGGVGCEIQSIINDTSFLYQKAPVEYVTGFDTPVPFFAYEDHYLPTSNRVVQAIQKVVNF; this is encoded by the coding sequence ATGTCAACAGCTGTTAAGACGAATACATTAACCCTTGTTCAAGCGGTAACGGATGGTATGCGTACGATGTTACGTGAGCATGATGATGTGCTTGTATTAGGTGAAGACGTTGGCGTTAATGGAGGCGTATTCCGTGCAACAGATGGGTTGCAAAGTGAATTTGGAGAAACACGCGTTATGGACACTCCATTAAGTGAAGCAGGTTTTACAGGAGCAGCAATTGGTATGGCTGTAAATGGATTGAGACCTGTTGTTGAAATTCAATTCCTAGGATTTGTTTATCCAGCATACGAGCAAATCATGACACACGCTTCTAGAATTCGTGCACGTACAATGGGACACTATTCTGTGCCGATGGTTATTCGTGCGCCTTATGGAGCGGGTGTTCGTGCACCTGAAATTCATTCGGACTCGATTGAAGCACTTTTCACTCATATGCCAGGAATTAAAGTGGTTTGTCCTTCCTCACCATATGATGCAAAAGGTCTTTTAGTGGCAAGTATTGAAGATCCAGATCCGGTTATTTTCCTAGAGCCAATGAAAAGTTATCGTTCCTCACGTGAAGAAGTTCCAGAGGATAAGTACACCGTTGAAATTGGGAAAGGCAAACGTGTGATGGAAGGTGACGATGTCAGTATTTTCGCTTGGGGTGCAATGGTACCAGTCGCTGAAAAAGCTGCAAAAGAAATGGCTGAGCAAGGCGTAACGTGTGATGTTATTGATTTACGTACACTTTACCCACTTGATAAAGATTTGATTGCTGAATCTGTACAGAAAACAGGACGTACCGTTATTTTACACGAAGCGCACCGCACTGGTGGTGTTGGTTGTGAGATCCAATCGATTATCAATGATACATCTTTCCTTTATCAAAAAGCACCGGTTGAATATGTGACAGGGTTTGATACACCGGTTCCATTCTTTGCTTATGAGGATCACTATTTACCGACATCAAATCGCGTTGTTCAAGCGATTCAAAAGGTTGTTAACTTTTAA
- the pdhA gene encoding pyruvate dehydrogenase (acetyl-transferring) E1 component subunit alpha → MENQFPMKQWIDEEGNVVSEEFQENVTEDLVKQIYRQLVRIRTFDRKCISLQRQGRIGTYAPFEGQEGAQVGSAYALEDDDWMYPTYRDHGATMTFGHSLKNILAYWNGRNEACVPPEGRHIFPPAVPIATQLPHAAGTAFAEKRKGTKNAVICYFGDGATSEGDFHEGMNMASVLQAPVVYFNQNNNFAISVHISKQMRSKTIAQKALSYDMPSVRVDGNDVFAVYFETQKALDRARNGEGPSLIEAVTWRYGAHTTADDPTKYRDQKESDTRREKGDPILRVELYMKKQGLYDEAWVKQMKEEISKEIDQAVQEMEAMPEANPEDLFDYVFEKPTWTIEEQKKAYFASLERGGM, encoded by the coding sequence ATGGAAAATCAATTTCCAATGAAGCAATGGATTGATGAAGAAGGAAATGTTGTATCGGAAGAGTTTCAGGAGAACGTTACAGAGGATTTAGTTAAACAGATTTATCGTCAATTAGTTCGTATTCGTACATTTGACCGTAAGTGTATTAGTTTACAGCGTCAAGGCCGTATTGGTACATATGCGCCATTTGAGGGCCAAGAAGGAGCCCAAGTTGGAAGTGCTTATGCATTAGAGGATGATGATTGGATGTATCCAACCTATCGTGATCACGGAGCAACAATGACGTTTGGCCACTCCTTGAAAAATATCTTAGCTTATTGGAATGGCCGTAATGAAGCGTGTGTACCACCTGAAGGCAGACATATTTTCCCACCAGCTGTTCCAATCGCAACCCAGTTACCTCATGCAGCAGGTACAGCTTTTGCTGAGAAAAGAAAAGGAACGAAGAATGCGGTCATCTGTTATTTCGGTGATGGTGCAACATCTGAAGGGGACTTTCATGAAGGAATGAACATGGCGAGTGTCCTTCAAGCTCCTGTTGTGTATTTCAACCAAAACAACAATTTCGCAATATCCGTTCATATATCAAAACAAATGCGTTCGAAAACCATTGCACAAAAGGCGTTATCCTATGACATGCCTTCTGTACGTGTAGACGGAAATGATGTTTTTGCTGTTTATTTTGAAACGCAAAAAGCTTTAGACCGTGCTCGTAACGGGGAAGGGCCAAGCTTAATTGAAGCTGTAACATGGCGCTATGGTGCACATACAACAGCTGATGATCCTACAAAGTATCGTGATCAGAAAGAAAGTGATACACGTCGTGAAAAAGGAGACCCCATCCTTCGTGTTGAGCTATATATGAAAAAACAAGGCCTCTATGACGAAGCTTGGGTCAAGCAGATGAAAGAAGAAATCTCTAAAGAAATCGATCAAGCAGTTCAAGAGATGGAAGCTATGCCTGAAGCGAATCCAGAGGACCTTTTCGACTATGTATTTGAAAAACCAACTTGGACGATTGAAGAACAGAAAAAAGCCTATTTTGCTTCATTAGAAAGAGGTGGCATGTAA
- a CDS encoding Glu/Leu/Phe/Val dehydrogenase, with amino-acid sequence MDIFEKFYEHEQVVFCNDPDTGLKAIIAIHNTTLGPALGGCRMRPYNSVDEALQDVLRLSKGMTYKCAASDVDFGGGKSVIIGDPEKDRSPELFRAFGQFVESLNGRFYTGTDMGTTPEDFVHALKETNCIVGVPEEYGGHGDSSVPTALGVMYGIQATNEAVWGSSSVKGKTYAIQGLGKVGGKVALRLLEEGADLYVCDINQHAIDEVVTKGKEMNRSVHVVNGDEIYKADADVFVPCAFGGVINDETLESLQVKAVVGSANNQLLDDKHGRVLHEKGILYAPDYIVNSGGLIQVSDELYEPNRERVLTKTKAIYNSLLSIYEQSENLDIPTVDAANKFCETRMGARSRRNNFFSHQKRPKWTIRS; translated from the coding sequence ATGGATATTTTTGAGAAGTTTTATGAACATGAACAGGTCGTTTTCTGTAACGATCCTGATACAGGTTTGAAAGCCATTATTGCCATACATAATACAACACTTGGACCTGCACTTGGTGGCTGTCGTATGCGACCGTATAACAGTGTAGATGAGGCTTTGCAAGATGTACTAAGACTATCAAAAGGTATGACCTATAAATGTGCAGCTTCGGACGTGGATTTTGGAGGCGGGAAATCTGTTATTATCGGTGATCCTGAAAAAGACCGTTCTCCTGAACTTTTTAGAGCTTTTGGACAATTTGTTGAGTCGTTAAATGGACGCTTTTACACCGGTACAGACATGGGGACTACACCGGAAGATTTCGTACATGCGTTAAAAGAAACTAACTGTATTGTAGGAGTGCCAGAAGAGTATGGAGGTCACGGTGATTCATCTGTTCCTACCGCTCTTGGTGTCATGTATGGAATCCAAGCTACGAATGAAGCTGTTTGGGGAAGTAGCTCTGTAAAAGGTAAAACCTATGCCATTCAAGGACTTGGAAAAGTCGGCGGTAAAGTAGCCCTGCGCTTGTTAGAAGAAGGGGCAGATCTTTATGTTTGTGACATTAATCAACATGCCATTGATGAGGTAGTCACGAAAGGTAAAGAAATGAATCGCTCTGTTCATGTTGTTAACGGAGATGAGATTTATAAGGCAGATGCTGATGTATTCGTACCGTGTGCATTTGGTGGTGTGATTAATGATGAAACACTAGAATCACTTCAAGTAAAAGCTGTAGTAGGATCAGCGAATAACCAGCTTCTAGATGACAAGCACGGAAGGGTTCTTCATGAGAAAGGGATTCTTTATGCACCGGACTATATTGTAAATAGTGGTGGTTTAATACAAGTGTCTGATGAGTTGTATGAGCCAAATCGCGAACGTGTGTTAACCAAAACTAAGGCGATCTATAATTCACTCTTATCCATCTATGAACAATCTGAAAATCTAGATATACCGACTGTTGATGCCGCAAATAAGTTTTGTGAAACACGAATGGGAGCACGTAGTCGTAGAAATAACTTTTTCTCACATCAAAAACGACCAAAATGGACGATTCGTTCATAG
- a CDS encoding thioesterase family protein codes for MKPGMEVGQTATITAQVTEDMFAQFEGNVVHEAYSTVSMVYHMEWAARQIILPYIEDHEEGIGAAVSVKHVAPTAVGTNVYVTATLTELKNNVIITEVEAKNDKGVIGAGKVTQAILPKEEIHKKLAESDN; via the coding sequence ATGAAGCCAGGAATGGAAGTTGGACAGACAGCCACTATCACAGCCCAAGTCACTGAAGATATGTTTGCGCAGTTTGAAGGTAATGTAGTTCATGAAGCATACTCAACGGTTTCAATGGTCTATCACATGGAGTGGGCTGCTAGACAAATCATCCTCCCATACATAGAAGATCATGAGGAAGGGATTGGAGCTGCAGTTTCTGTTAAGCATGTCGCACCAACTGCGGTTGGAACCAATGTTTATGTAACTGCGACACTAACCGAACTAAAGAATAATGTCATTATTACAGAGGTTGAAGCTAAGAACGATAAAGGTGTGATAGGTGCAGGAAAAGTCACACAGGCTATATTACCGAAAGAAGAGATTCATAAAAAACTAGCAGAGAGCGATAACTAA